From one Burkholderia pyrrocinia genomic stretch:
- a CDS encoding DcrB-related protein: protein MHYAIHEGTFELPDAALDRTVNILVMHAGPGGLNLVIARGRLRDGEDIDAFVAREWEVASRDAKMLTEKARRPVTVAGRSGIQIDSTHERDGRLWHQLQTMFPSDDAGRVLVMTLTSAAPLTEEQQAIADRMLASFQPRAARPTLLGPGDAS, encoded by the coding sequence ATGCACTACGCAATCCACGAAGGCACCTTCGAACTGCCGGACGCGGCGCTCGACCGCACCGTCAACATCCTCGTGATGCACGCCGGCCCCGGCGGCCTCAACCTCGTGATCGCCCGTGGGCGGCTGCGCGACGGGGAGGATATCGATGCGTTTGTCGCGCGCGAATGGGAAGTGGCGTCGCGCGATGCCAAGATGCTCACCGAGAAGGCGCGCCGGCCTGTGACGGTGGCGGGCCGCTCGGGCATCCAGATCGATTCCACGCACGAGCGGGATGGCCGGCTCTGGCATCAACTGCAGACCATGTTCCCGTCGGACGACGCTGGCCGCGTGCTGGTGATGACGCTGACCAGCGCGGCACCGCTGACCGAAGAGCAGCAGGCGATCGCCGACCGGATGCTCGCCAGTTTCCAGCCGCGCGCGGCTCGACCGACCCTGCTCGGACCGGGTGACGCGTCGTGA
- a CDS encoding YfiR family protein, which translates to MDAKVCAAATGLATATTPTGAATIAARKTSGRPGRAASLRHALIAIVCVLGAASAVLVEDPADADGSPDTMRIVATASPADPAVSSHDSAVRQVVLGIISFTRWPTTPVRLHLCVTGRPDYARGLTDTLQAGSTLLDVQRVRFDDPSLGMACDIVYIGTLSDVERTRVRAALAGHPVLTISERDPSCTAGSMFCLNVDGERVSFDINLDAVARSGVRVHPNVLNLARRPGAP; encoded by the coding sequence ATGGATGCAAAAGTGTGCGCGGCGGCTACCGGTCTTGCGACTGCAACGACGCCAACGGGCGCGGCGACCATCGCCGCGCGCAAGACGTCCGGCCGGCCCGGCCGGGCTGCTTCGCTGCGCCATGCGCTGATCGCAATCGTTTGCGTGTTGGGTGCGGCATCCGCGGTGCTCGTCGAGGATCCCGCCGATGCGGACGGCTCGCCCGACACCATGCGCATCGTCGCCACCGCGAGCCCCGCCGATCCCGCCGTTTCGTCACACGACTCCGCCGTGCGCCAGGTCGTGCTCGGCATCATCAGCTTCACGCGCTGGCCGACGACGCCCGTTCGCCTGCATTTGTGCGTCACGGGCCGGCCCGACTACGCGCGCGGCCTGACCGACACGCTGCAGGCCGGCTCGACGCTGCTCGACGTGCAGCGTGTCCGCTTCGACGATCCCTCGCTCGGCATGGCCTGCGACATCGTCTATATCGGCACCCTGAGCGACGTCGAGCGAACGCGGGTGAGAGCCGCGTTGGCCGGCCATCCGGTGCTGACCATCTCGGAACGCGATCCGTCCTGCACCGCAGGCAGCATGTTCTGTCTCAACGTCGACGGCGAACGCGTGTCGTTCGACATCAATCTCGACGCCGTGGCGCGCAGCGGCGTACGCGTGCATCCGAACGTGCTCAATCTCGCGCGACGGCCGGGGGCGCCATGA
- a CDS encoding diguanylate cyclase domain-containing protein has translation MSRFAPHFSPSRVSRPTLQSVLRRAHLRLAFVAVAMAAVSLIVVAVIALRAYAGNNLNLLARSLGYTVEAALVFGDRVAANEAIGLIAGDEDVAQVVVTDSNGQLFATWQLPAGSQIARLERVVADLALPGPVTVPVMHDGIIVGHVVVRGRGHQFFGFLLGGVGGILGGLAVSVFGAYVSSKRLLRNIVSPLRALAGVAHAVRRDRAFARRVAPVPIAELNELGDDFNALLDEFEDWQNTLRDENASLEHKATHDALTGLPNRVQFESRLALALSEARATGQRVGILYLDCDRFKEINDCFGHDAGDAVLIDIAARLRAQVREADLVARLGGDEFAVMLSAVREAGSVCRIADEILSGMAPSIELFDGRMVATMMSAGVALYPDHASDAGGLLRAADAAMYRAKRTRPGSWQLAESVAGPV, from the coding sequence ATGAGTCGGTTCGCGCCTCACTTTTCCCCCTCGCGGGTGTCGCGCCCGACGCTGCAAAGCGTGTTGCGCCGCGCGCACCTGCGCCTTGCGTTCGTCGCCGTCGCGATGGCCGCCGTGTCGTTGATCGTGGTCGCCGTGATCGCGTTGCGGGCCTATGCCGGCAACAACCTGAACCTGCTGGCGCGATCGCTCGGTTATACGGTCGAGGCGGCGCTCGTGTTCGGCGACCGCGTCGCGGCGAACGAGGCGATCGGGTTGATCGCCGGCGATGAGGACGTCGCGCAGGTGGTCGTCACGGACAGCAATGGCCAGCTGTTCGCGACGTGGCAGTTGCCTGCCGGCAGCCAGATCGCGCGGCTTGAGCGCGTCGTCGCCGACCTTGCGCTGCCCGGGCCCGTGACGGTTCCGGTGATGCACGACGGCATCATCGTCGGCCACGTCGTCGTGCGCGGCCGCGGGCACCAGTTCTTCGGCTTCCTGCTCGGCGGCGTCGGCGGCATTCTCGGCGGCCTGGCCGTCAGCGTGTTCGGCGCGTATGTCAGCTCGAAGCGTCTGCTGCGCAACATCGTTTCGCCGCTGCGCGCGCTGGCCGGCGTGGCGCACGCCGTACGGCGCGACCGTGCGTTCGCGCGACGGGTCGCGCCCGTGCCGATCGCCGAACTGAACGAGCTCGGCGACGACTTCAATGCGTTGCTCGACGAATTCGAAGACTGGCAGAACACGCTGCGCGACGAGAACGCGTCGCTCGAACACAAGGCGACGCACGATGCGCTCACGGGCCTGCCCAACCGCGTGCAGTTCGAGTCGCGCCTTGCGCTTGCGCTCAGCGAAGCCAGGGCGACGGGCCAGCGGGTCGGCATCCTGTATCTGGACTGCGACCGCTTCAAGGAGATCAACGATTGCTTCGGCCACGACGCCGGCGACGCGGTGCTGATCGACATCGCGGCGCGGCTGCGCGCGCAGGTGCGCGAGGCCGATCTGGTCGCCCGGCTGGGCGGCGACGAATTCGCGGTGATGCTGTCGGCTGTGCGCGAAGCGGGCAGCGTATGTCGCATCGCCGACGAGATATTGTCCGGCATGGCGCCGTCGATCGAACTGTTCGACGGCCGCATGGTGGCCACCATGATGAGTGCCGGCGTTGCGCTGTATCCCGACCACGCGTCGGACGCGGGCGGCTTGCTGCGCGCGGCGGATGCGGCGATGTACCGGGCCAAGCGCACTCGGCCAGGCTCGTGGCAGTTGGCTGAAAGTGTCGCAGGACCGGTTTGA
- a CDS encoding type VI secretion system Vgr family protein, which produces MSFAPNGGIPNGLGGGALGSLSALGGLAGPIASSVAGSLGPLAGLAGHVDTVQRAMQLAQTGFSLMDKTPGAVAEAINGAANPARLTQLNRYVTLDTPLGPDVLLVSAAVVDEYVNRLPEIHLDLLSHRHDLRPDDLIGQQVKIRFDQQARLSTLERVVASGAGENDRYFDGYVASFDRAGNPGNVTQYHLTAVPWFWFLTRSTDCRIFQNKTAQDILAEIFQEHGFSDFVFDIRTNQKPLEYVVMYQESYYNFCARLMEQEGLVWTHRYEKDKHMLVIGDTNLLFRPIDGLATVPFAATEASEDSGIDQLHEGRRFGVGKVTFRDFNHQNPSSPLMLVEAGPQNLKHARLDSTERFEHQSLYDHGDDGNRYARFAMEAEEAQAHRYTGGGYAWRMTTAGAVNVANHPVLENNQEYVILHVRHEAVNDYTQHSAKLPYRNSFALLPKKIPYRAPRGTPKPVIHGTQSAIVVGPKGEEIYTNGSAVKVHFPWDRRGKKDGSDSMWVRVSQPWAGDGWGAAAIPRIKQEVLVAFNQGDPDNPVIVGRVFNGEQGNPYHGAAGQTMGIKSQTHKGQGSNEIRMTDTNGMQEFFMHAQKDMNTVVENSETHKVLGPMRTVLVATGSEEKQIPQGNLTETIAEKRSTTATTVEVTTPAKDGGGGTQVYVAERGILLKVQDSSISLAPEGIRLEHKGSVILMTDDGVMVNGQRIDLNK; this is translated from the coding sequence ATGAGTTTCGCTCCGAACGGGGGTATTCCCAATGGTTTGGGCGGCGGCGCGCTCGGCTCCTTGAGCGCGCTCGGCGGCCTGGCAGGGCCGATCGCCTCGAGTGTTGCCGGGAGCCTCGGGCCGCTCGCGGGCCTGGCCGGGCACGTCGACACCGTCCAGCGTGCGATGCAGCTCGCACAGACCGGCTTCTCGCTGATGGACAAGACGCCCGGCGCGGTTGCCGAAGCGATCAACGGCGCCGCCAACCCCGCGCGCCTGACCCAGCTCAATCGTTACGTCACGCTCGATACGCCGCTCGGCCCGGATGTGCTGCTGGTCAGCGCCGCCGTCGTCGACGAGTACGTGAACCGGTTGCCGGAAATCCACCTCGACCTGCTGTCGCATCGCCACGACCTGCGCCCCGACGACCTGATCGGCCAGCAGGTCAAGATTCGATTCGATCAGCAGGCGCGCCTGTCGACACTTGAACGCGTCGTTGCATCGGGTGCCGGCGAGAACGACCGTTATTTCGACGGCTACGTCGCGTCGTTCGACCGCGCCGGCAATCCCGGGAATGTCACGCAGTACCACCTGACGGCGGTGCCGTGGTTCTGGTTCCTGACGCGCTCGACCGACTGCCGGATTTTCCAGAACAAGACCGCGCAGGACATCCTCGCCGAGATTTTCCAGGAGCACGGATTCTCCGACTTCGTGTTCGACATCCGGACGAACCAGAAACCGCTCGAATACGTGGTGATGTACCAGGAGTCCTACTACAACTTCTGTGCGCGGTTGATGGAGCAGGAAGGGCTGGTCTGGACGCACCGCTACGAGAAGGACAAGCACATGCTTGTGATCGGCGACACGAATTTGCTGTTCCGCCCGATCGACGGGCTGGCAACCGTGCCGTTCGCCGCCACCGAGGCGAGCGAGGACAGCGGCATCGACCAGTTGCACGAAGGCCGGCGCTTTGGCGTCGGCAAGGTCACGTTCCGCGACTTCAATCACCAGAATCCGTCGTCGCCGCTGATGCTGGTGGAAGCCGGCCCGCAGAACCTCAAGCACGCGCGGCTCGACTCGACCGAGCGGTTCGAGCACCAGTCGCTGTACGACCACGGCGACGACGGCAACCGTTATGCCCGTTTTGCGATGGAGGCCGAGGAGGCGCAGGCCCATCGCTATACCGGCGGCGGCTACGCATGGCGCATGACGACCGCCGGCGCCGTCAACGTGGCCAATCACCCGGTCCTCGAGAACAACCAGGAATACGTGATCCTGCACGTGCGTCACGAGGCGGTGAACGACTACACGCAGCACAGCGCAAAGCTGCCGTACCGCAACAGCTTCGCGTTGCTGCCGAAGAAGATTCCGTACCGCGCGCCGCGCGGCACGCCGAAACCGGTGATTCACGGCACGCAGTCGGCGATCGTCGTCGGTCCGAAGGGCGAGGAAATCTACACCAACGGGAGCGCCGTGAAGGTGCATTTCCCGTGGGACCGGCGCGGCAAGAAGGATGGATCCGACTCGATGTGGGTGCGCGTGTCGCAGCCGTGGGCGGGCGATGGCTGGGGCGCGGCCGCGATTCCGCGGATCAAGCAGGAAGTGCTCGTGGCGTTCAATCAGGGCGATCCGGATAACCCGGTGATCGTGGGCCGCGTGTTCAACGGCGAGCAAGGCAATCCGTACCACGGTGCGGCCGGCCAGACGATGGGGATCAAGAGCCAGACGCACAAGGGGCAGGGCTCGAACGAGATCCGCATGACCGACACGAACGGCATGCAGGAATTCTTCATGCACGCCCAGAAAGACATGAACACCGTGGTCGAGAACAGCGAGACGCACAAGGTGCTGGGGCCGATGCGTACCGTCCTGGTGGCGACGGGCAGCGAAGAAAAGCAGATTCCGCAGGGCAACCTGACCGAGACGATCGCCGAGAAGCGGAGCACCACCGCGACCACGGTCGAGGTGACGACGCCTGCCAAGGATGGCGGCGGCGGCACGCAGGTCTACGTGGCCGAGCGCGGCATCCTGCTGAAGGTGCAGGACAGCTCGATCTCGCTCGCGCCCGAAGGCATTCGCCTCGAGCACAAGGGCTCCGTGATCCTGATGACCGACGACGGCGTGATGGTCAACGGCCAGCGCATCGATCTCAACAAATAA
- a CDS encoding GNAT family N-acetyltransferase produces MSRSQIPDLTTKVRQWHPDIGIGAGSCYVREQFYLDKTFLANEAERDVYVLLIKFADEIVGMWSYEREPDALSIYGRLLIVAPEHRGSKLALSCMSGTERICRTCGAEFVYTMATLKVPHMQVALERAGYLLVGFAPGYDREIGSDGAVKRIFEAVYGKVLVADEDMLRPDPANLTPKAKALFDLMFPIAAP; encoded by the coding sequence TTGAGCCGCAGCCAGATTCCGGATCTCACGACGAAAGTCCGGCAATGGCACCCGGACATCGGGATTGGCGCCGGCAGTTGCTACGTCCGGGAACAGTTCTATCTCGACAAGACCTTCCTGGCGAATGAGGCTGAACGGGACGTCTACGTTCTGTTGATCAAGTTCGCCGACGAGATCGTCGGCATGTGGTCTTACGAGCGTGAACCCGATGCGCTGTCGATCTATGGGCGGCTATTGATCGTGGCGCCGGAGCACCGTGGCTCGAAGCTGGCCCTGAGCTGCATGTCCGGTACCGAACGCATTTGTCGAACCTGCGGCGCCGAGTTCGTCTACACGATGGCGACGCTGAAAGTGCCGCACATGCAGGTCGCACTGGAACGCGCCGGCTATCTGCTGGTTGGTTTCGCGCCTGGCTACGACCGGGAGATCGGGAGCGATGGTGCCGTGAAGCGGATATTCGAGGCCGTCTATGGCAAGGTTCTCGTTGCTGACGAAGACATGCTGCGCCCCGACCCGGCGAATCTCACACCGAAGGCGAAGGCGCTTTTCGACCTGATGTTTCCGATCGCCGCGCCATAG
- a CDS encoding OmpA family protein codes for MNNSFPVSTGRMCVTSALLLCLLLGGCKAPPLHRGLTQTQVTTLKSAGFHETEEGFEFGSTGPILFDFDRYNLKPDVRRIVERIGRTLRSAGINGVRVYGYSDQEGADDYDFELSKRRAEVVAIELVDVGLDGKRIAVVGRGKRDPVGDNRTPAGRMQNRRAAIVVSPR; via the coding sequence ATGAACAACTCGTTTCCTGTGAGCACGGGGCGGATGTGCGTCACGAGCGCGCTGCTGCTGTGTTTGCTGCTGGGGGGCTGCAAGGCGCCGCCGCTTCATCGTGGGCTGACGCAGACGCAGGTCACGACGCTCAAGTCGGCCGGTTTCCACGAGACCGAGGAGGGTTTCGAGTTCGGCTCGACCGGACCGATCCTGTTCGATTTCGATCGATATAACCTCAAGCCCGATGTGCGGCGGATCGTCGAACGGATCGGGCGCACGCTCAGGTCGGCGGGGATCAACGGGGTGCGGGTTTATGGGTACTCGGATCAGGAGGGGGCGGATGATTACGACTTCGAGTTGTCCAAGCGGCGTGCCGAGGTCGTGGCGATAGAACTCGTCGACGTCGGGCTGGATGGGAAGCGCATTGCGGTTGTCGGTAGAGGGAAGCGCGACCCGGTGGGCGACAACCGTACGCCGGCCGGCAGGATGCAGAATCGGAGGGCAGCGATTGTGGTTTCGCCGAGGTGA